One stretch of Candidatus Brocadiaceae bacterium DNA includes these proteins:
- a CDS encoding peptidylprolyl isomerase, which translates to MKVFIVSIGVMLCNILMMSSFLFGANGKSNNTSFIKAIVEDEIITQDEVIQRAAVAIREAQQIYSQSEFIGKIDEILRNTLEELIDRKVLFIEAQRLMSADELQMEEVKKDVDSFIKSAAKNVGSLSRYYEIAEAQGINPLEKKTELKEDLMIDRIIMQNVNSKVKIQPKLMRRYYYEHIDDYRHEKEVKLRHIMIKFSEHGNDKEQARIIAVKVMKCLRRGDDFAELARQYTEGPNAANGGLWSFEEVSELRKDLRRVVYTLKDNEYSKIVESPIGYHIFKTELIKPEKTQEFEEVQNDIYQKLYREEIVRLKKEYIKDLKAGLFIKVIN; encoded by the coding sequence ATGAAGGTTTTTATTGTCAGTATAGGGGTAATGCTCTGTAATATCCTTATGATGTCCTCATTCTTATTCGGGGCAAACGGCAAAAGTAACAATACGAGTTTTATTAAGGCTATCGTGGAGGATGAGATCATTACACAGGATGAAGTTATACAACGTGCAGCCGTTGCTATACGGGAAGCTCAACAGATATATTCCCAGAGTGAGTTTATTGGTAAAATTGATGAAATTCTCAGGAATACACTTGAGGAACTTATTGACCGGAAGGTGTTATTCATAGAAGCACAACGCCTTATGAGCGCCGATGAGCTGCAGATGGAGGAGGTAAAAAAAGATGTTGATTCCTTTATAAAAAGTGCGGCAAAAAATGTCGGATCTTTATCAAGATATTATGAAATTGCTGAAGCACAGGGAATAAATCCCCTGGAAAAGAAAACGGAACTGAAGGAAGATCTTATGATAGATCGAATCATAATGCAGAATGTGAATAGCAAAGTGAAGATTCAACCAAAATTGATGAGGCGTTATTATTATGAACATATCGATGATTATCGTCATGAAAAAGAAGTAAAACTGCGGCATATCATGATTAAGTTTTCAGAGCACGGAAATGACAAAGAACAGGCCCGCATCATTGCTGTTAAGGTAATGAAATGTCTCAGGAGAGGCGATGATTTTGCGGAATTGGCCAGGCAGTATACGGAGGGTCCTAATGCGGCAAATGGAGGTCTTTGGAGTTTTGAGGAAGTCAGCGAATTAAGGAAAGACCTTCGCAGGGTAGTGTATACATTAAAGGATAATGAGTACAGTAAAATCGTTGAATCTCCGATTGGGTATCATATTTTTAAAACGGAACTGATCAAACCGGAAAAAACGCAGGAATTTGAAGAAGTACAAAATGATATTTACCAGAAACTGTACCGGGAAGAAATTGTCAGATTAAAAAAGGAATATATAAAAGACCTGAAAGCAGGGTTGTTTATCAAGGTCATTAATTGA
- a CDS encoding aconitate hydratase: MKKPLAYKIIEQHLISGTWSVGAEVGMRIDQTLTQDATGTLAYLEFESLGITGIATEISVSYVDHNLIQTDYKNADDHRFLQSIAQRYGIFFSPPGNGISHQVHLERFGVPGKTLLGSDSHTSMGGALGMIAIGVGGLDVALAMAGEPFYFSVPKIMGVKLTGKLSPWVSGKDVILEMLRRHTVNGCVEKIVEYYGPGVDTLSVTDRATIANMGAELGATTSVFPSDHRTRQFLTSQGRGGYWIEYQADQNAEYDEHDEIDLGRLEPLIACPSSPDKVKKVADVEGIPVGQVIVGSSVNSSFRDLMIVCKVLEGKTVYPGVSLEINPGSRQVLENVALQGGVLTLIHAGARIHQSGCLGCIGMGQAPASDTVSLRTFPRNFPGRSGTEGDRVYLCSPETAVATALFGKITDPRKQGNFPRIEEPACYVYNDSLIQAPLPVNERENIEIIRGPNIIPFPQIESLLDDYEGEVILKVGDNVTTDHIMPAGNNVLPLRSNIPAISKHVYERVDKSFASRCVEKGGGVILGGVNYGQGSSREHAALAPRFLGIRIKIAKSFARIHRANLINFGIVPFLLKDLQDYDGIAQGDSIRFQGIAKALQEGKEEIHVLCNQKKKISLVLKATLRERKILQNGGLLNAVRGKLSASRPCE, translated from the coding sequence ATGAAGAAACCGCTGGCATATAAAATTATAGAACAACATCTTATTTCTGGCACATGGAGTGTGGGCGCCGAAGTTGGTATGCGTATTGACCAGACCTTGACGCAAGATGCAACAGGTACTTTAGCATATCTTGAATTTGAGTCTCTGGGTATTACAGGCATTGCAACTGAAATTTCTGTTAGTTATGTCGATCACAACCTCATCCAGACAGATTATAAAAATGCGGACGATCACCGTTTTCTCCAATCTATTGCACAACGCTATGGTATTTTCTTTTCACCACCTGGCAATGGTATTTCACATCAGGTCCATCTGGAACGCTTTGGTGTGCCAGGAAAGACCTTATTAGGTTCTGATAGCCATACTTCTATGGGTGGCGCCTTGGGAATGATCGCTATCGGTGTTGGTGGTTTAGATGTAGCGCTTGCTATGGCAGGTGAACCATTTTATTTCAGTGTGCCAAAAATTATGGGGGTAAAATTAACAGGAAAACTGTCTCCATGGGTTTCAGGTAAGGATGTTATTCTGGAAATGCTCAGGAGGCATACCGTTAATGGATGTGTGGAGAAAATTGTCGAGTATTATGGGCCAGGGGTGGATACTCTTTCTGTCACAGATCGAGCAACGATTGCAAATATGGGTGCAGAATTGGGTGCGACCACATCTGTTTTTCCCTCGGACCATAGAACACGTCAATTTCTTACAAGCCAGGGAAGAGGAGGGTATTGGATAGAATATCAGGCAGATCAAAATGCTGAATATGATGAACATGACGAAATTGATCTCGGCAGGCTAGAGCCCCTGATTGCCTGTCCATCTTCACCAGATAAAGTAAAAAAGGTTGCTGATGTAGAGGGCATCCCCGTAGGGCAGGTTATCGTTGGATCGTCTGTAAACTCTTCTTTTCGAGATCTCATGATAGTCTGTAAGGTCCTGGAGGGAAAAACCGTTTATCCCGGTGTAAGCCTGGAGATTAATCCGGGGAGCAGGCAGGTGCTGGAGAATGTGGCCCTTCAAGGAGGAGTTTTGACTCTCATTCACGCAGGCGCCAGAATTCACCAGTCGGGATGTTTAGGCTGTATTGGTATGGGCCAGGCCCCTGCCAGCGATACGGTTTCGTTGAGGACATTTCCCAGAAATTTTCCTGGCAGGAGCGGTACGGAGGGTGATCGCGTTTATCTCTGTAGTCCGGAAACAGCGGTAGCGACCGCCCTCTTTGGAAAGATAACAGATCCGAGAAAACAGGGGAATTTTCCACGGATAGAGGAACCCGCTTGTTATGTATATAATGACAGCCTTATTCAGGCGCCGCTTCCTGTAAATGAAAGGGAAAATATAGAGATTATTCGAGGTCCTAACATAATCCCATTTCCTCAAATAGAGTCTTTGCTTGATGATTATGAAGGAGAAGTTATTTTAAAGGTGGGTGATAATGTTACCACCGATCATATTATGCCTGCGGGGAATAATGTTTTACCGTTAAGAAGTAATATCCCCGCCATTAGCAAGCATGTGTATGAACGGGTTGATAAATCATTTGCCAGTCGATGCGTAGAAAAAGGTGGTGGAGTTATTCTGGGAGGTGTGAATTACGGGCAAGGTTCCAGCCGTGAGCATGCAGCTCTTGCACCGCGATTCCTTGGCATTAGAATAAAAATAGCGAAAAGTTTTGCACGTATCCACCGGGCAAATTTGATAAATTTTGGGATTGTTCCTTTTTTACTCAAGGATTTGCAGGATTATGATGGTATTGCTCAGGGTGATTCCATACGTTTTCAAGGAATAGCAAAGGCATTACAGGAGGGGAAAGAAGAAATCCACGTCTTATGTAATCAGAAAAAAAAGATATCTCTTGTCCTCAAGGCAACACTACGCGAGCGAAAAATTCTTCAAAACGGGGGACTGTTAAATGCTGTGCGGGGTAAATTGTCTGCTTCTCGACCTTGTGAGTAA
- a CDS encoding adenylosuccinate synthase: MGSNVCLVGLQWGDEGKGKIIDILTESFDIIARYQGGSNAGHTIVINNEKFVLHLIPSGILRKNKYCVIGNGVVLDPSQLLEEINELQRRNIEVGENLRISELAHLVFPYHKKLDELSEGEKGDARIGTTCRGIGPCYMDKVARTGIRVSDLFLPEYFKQRLRTVVEEKNKRFVRLLNADALSWKDMYDEYCVYAEQIKPYVCNTIEFMDNAVRDKKTILFEGAQGALLDVDFGTYPFVTSSSVVSGGAAIGLGICPRHIHKVLGVVKSYTTRVGNGPFPSELHDELGEHLREKGGEYGATTGRPRRCGWFDALAVKHAIMVNGVDGVVLTKMDVLDKQETIKICVGYTVGGKVYKHFPTNLAALSGFESIQPIYEEVPGWLEKTSSIRSVREIPSNAMKYINLLENILGVKVEMLSVGPDRGQVVNLA; encoded by the coding sequence ATGGGGTCTAATGTTTGTCTTGTCGGATTGCAATGGGGGGATGAAGGTAAGGGGAAAATTATTGATATACTTACAGAATCGTTTGACATCATTGCACGGTATCAGGGTGGCAGTAACGCCGGCCATACAATTGTAATAAATAATGAGAAATTTGTGTTACATCTGATCCCTTCCGGGATCCTGCGAAAAAATAAGTATTGCGTCATCGGCAATGGAGTAGTGCTTGATCCCTCCCAATTGTTAGAAGAAATTAATGAATTACAAAGAAGAAACATTGAGGTAGGCGAAAATCTTCGTATCAGCGAACTGGCGCATCTGGTCTTCCCGTATCACAAAAAATTGGATGAGCTTTCTGAGGGTGAAAAAGGGGATGCGAGGATTGGCACGACCTGCAGAGGGATTGGCCCTTGTTATATGGATAAGGTTGCGCGCACCGGTATACGGGTATCCGATCTTTTCCTCCCTGAATATTTTAAGCAAAGACTCAGGACTGTAGTAGAGGAAAAAAACAAGAGATTCGTACGCCTGTTGAACGCGGATGCCTTATCATGGAAGGATATGTATGATGAATATTGTGTCTATGCGGAACAAATAAAACCCTATGTCTGTAATACCATAGAATTTATGGACAATGCCGTCAGAGATAAAAAAACAATTCTGTTTGAAGGTGCGCAAGGCGCTCTGCTTGATGTGGATTTTGGCACCTATCCATTTGTCACCTCGTCATCTGTTGTTTCCGGTGGCGCTGCAATAGGTCTCGGTATTTGTCCAAGACATATTCATAAGGTGCTGGGAGTGGTGAAATCCTATACAACCAGGGTTGGCAACGGTCCCTTTCCATCGGAACTTCACGATGAATTAGGTGAACATCTGAGGGAAAAAGGAGGTGAGTATGGCGCTACGACGGGAAGGCCAAGGCGTTGTGGATGGTTTGATGCACTTGCCGTGAAACATGCAATAATGGTGAATGGTGTTGACGGTGTTGTTTTGACAAAGATGGATGTATTGGATAAACAGGAGACGATAAAAATATGTGTTGGCTATACAGTCGGTGGTAAGGTATATAAACACTTCCCCACAAATTTAGCTGCTTTATCTGGATTTGAGTCGATACAGCCAATATATGAAGAAGTGCCTGGATGGCTGGAAAAGACATCATCGATACGTTCGGTGCGGGAGATTCCATCCAATGCTATGAAGTACATCAATTTACTGGAAAATATCTTAGGTGTTAAAGTCGAAATGCTTTCTGTGGGCCCGGACAGAGGTCAGGTTGTGAATCTAGCATGA
- the mfd gene encoding transcription-repair coupling factor — MKDFFSLLQKHPQFKEIVRCLRGGINCSVAGLWGSSANFFLATIAKNQGKTVDYWPKILLVVSHIEEADEDREDLNTFFHGTVGLFPAIETIFPVDSEDEDDIPARRLYLLNKLLENNRHTKNTLDIVVAPVQALLQPVPSPQAISENFISLRRNQECSQEKLIVWLQEHQYRQVYQVENPGEYALRGGIIDIFPHAEDTPCRIEYFGDEIESIRKFNLETQLSEEDLEVCRILSVCTIQKNITMYTDTGKISLIDYLHGKTWIVMKELVNIESRAKKFLDTIDDETRFLSFQSLLKKMTSFPHITLSKLPVASNKHGYAFQVKSVDNFPRQVPAIMQELKSVIESNTNTIVFCNNAAEKQRFQEMLCDLSVAEKKRLELRIGYIHRGFQFSDIQLAFLAHHEIFQRYRQRHETKKTIQTRAIDSFLDLKKGDYVVHVSHGIGRFRGMEMLEEGGYKKEYLVLEFYEGTKIYVSVTNIELVQKYIGGSEHRPRLDKINASSWEARKKRTANAVIDVAGDLLRIQALRNAKAGIAYPKDTEWQGEFESAFPYEETPDQLQVMKNIKNDMETKRPMDRLVCGDVGYGKTELAMRAAFKAVMHGKQVAVLVPTTILAQQHYTTFSERMADYPVSVEVLSRLKTRKEQKDIIERASSGVADILIGTHRLLQKDVSFKDLGLIIIDEEQRFGVAHKERFKKLRQVVDILTLTATPIPRTLHMSLMGIKDISSLNTPPLGRQAIHTQIIRFDPEHIRKAIRLELNRDGQVYFVHNRVYNIERIARILSDIVPEATTITIHGQMDVKLMEHRMREFVLGKADILVSTTIIESGLDIPNVNTIFINNADTFGLADLHQLRGRVGRYKHHAYAYIILPVDRPITPEAEKRVKAIKEFAELGAGFRIAMRDLEIRGAGNIIGTEQHGHIAAVGYEMYCRLLARAVKKVRNEPVHEPLEVSIDINLESFIPDSYIPDEGLKIDIYRRLNRSTTFEEIKALNGEITDRFGTLPPQVKNLLSLGELRVIAQQIRIRSIVRSNSILIFHGEDLRKSERYFSHLKKYIRVINADTLHVRLPKKDMRAEVLLDFLKRSIQVKNN; from the coding sequence ATGAAGGACTTTTTTTCTTTACTGCAGAAACACCCTCAATTTAAAGAGATTGTTCGATGTCTCCGGGGTGGAATAAATTGTTCTGTCGCCGGACTATGGGGTTCCTCGGCGAATTTTTTCCTTGCAACCATAGCGAAAAACCAGGGAAAAACTGTTGATTACTGGCCGAAAATACTGTTGGTTGTTTCCCATATTGAAGAAGCAGATGAGGACAGGGAAGACTTGAATACTTTTTTTCATGGAACAGTCGGTCTTTTTCCTGCCATTGAAACCATTTTTCCTGTTGACTCTGAGGATGAAGATGATATTCCTGCGCGAAGGCTGTATTTGCTCAATAAACTACTCGAAAACAACCGTCATACAAAAAATACATTGGATATTGTTGTTGCGCCTGTTCAGGCATTGCTTCAGCCTGTTCCATCACCGCAAGCCATTTCCGAAAATTTTATTTCTCTCAGGAGAAATCAGGAATGTTCACAGGAAAAGCTTATTGTCTGGTTGCAGGAACATCAGTATCGACAGGTCTATCAAGTAGAAAATCCGGGTGAATATGCCTTGCGTGGTGGTATCATCGATATTTTCCCGCACGCTGAAGACACTCCTTGCAGGATCGAATACTTTGGAGATGAAATTGAATCCATCAGAAAATTTAATCTTGAGACCCAGCTCTCCGAGGAAGACCTTGAAGTATGTCGGATACTTTCCGTTTGTACAATTCAGAAAAATATTACAATGTATACTGATACCGGAAAGATCTCTTTGATTGATTATCTTCATGGTAAAACCTGGATTGTCATGAAGGAACTCGTCAATATAGAAAGCCGTGCAAAAAAATTCCTGGATACCATTGATGACGAAACAAGGTTTTTATCTTTTCAATCTCTTTTGAAGAAAATGACGTCCTTTCCCCATATAACCTTGTCAAAGCTCCCTGTTGCATCCAATAAACATGGTTATGCTTTTCAGGTGAAATCCGTAGATAATTTTCCAAGGCAAGTGCCTGCGATTATGCAAGAGCTCAAATCGGTAATTGAATCCAACACGAATACGATAGTCTTTTGTAACAACGCGGCGGAGAAACAGCGTTTTCAGGAGATGTTGTGTGATTTATCTGTTGCTGAGAAGAAGCGACTGGAGTTGCGTATCGGATATATTCATAGGGGGTTTCAATTTTCTGATATCCAGCTTGCATTCCTTGCTCATCATGAAATATTTCAACGGTACCGGCAGCGGCACGAGACAAAGAAGACAATACAAACCAGAGCTATTGATTCCTTTCTTGATCTCAAAAAAGGGGATTATGTGGTACATGTGTCTCACGGTATCGGACGTTTCCGGGGAATGGAAATGCTGGAAGAAGGAGGATATAAAAAGGAATACCTTGTCCTGGAATTTTATGAAGGGACAAAGATATATGTTTCCGTTACCAACATAGAACTGGTACAAAAATATATTGGCGGTTCCGAACACAGGCCCAGGCTTGATAAGATCAATGCCTCTTCCTGGGAGGCAAGAAAAAAAAGAACGGCAAATGCTGTTATTGATGTTGCAGGTGATTTGCTGCGCATTCAGGCGTTGAGAAACGCAAAGGCAGGGATTGCCTATCCGAAGGACACTGAATGGCAGGGTGAGTTTGAATCTGCTTTCCCTTATGAGGAAACGCCGGACCAACTGCAGGTTATGAAAAACATTAAAAATGATATGGAAACAAAAAGGCCTATGGACCGTCTTGTTTGTGGTGATGTCGGATACGGTAAAACTGAACTTGCCATGCGGGCAGCATTTAAAGCGGTGATGCATGGGAAGCAAGTTGCTGTGCTGGTGCCCACGACCATTCTGGCACAGCAGCATTATACCACCTTTTCTGAACGTATGGCAGATTATCCGGTTTCCGTTGAAGTCTTGAGTCGATTAAAAACACGGAAAGAACAAAAGGATATAATAGAAAGGGCCTCTTCAGGTGTTGCTGATATCCTGATTGGCACACATAGGCTTCTTCAGAAGGATGTGTCTTTTAAGGACCTTGGACTTATTATTATTGATGAAGAACAACGATTCGGGGTTGCTCACAAGGAGCGTTTCAAAAAGTTGCGTCAGGTAGTGGATATTCTTACTTTGACTGCGACACCCATACCGAGAACTCTCCATATGTCATTAATGGGCATTAAGGACATCTCTTCGCTTAATACGCCTCCATTGGGCAGACAGGCAATCCATACACAGATTATACGGTTCGATCCGGAACACATCAGAAAGGCCATCAGGCTGGAGCTTAACCGTGACGGGCAGGTATATTTTGTGCACAACAGGGTTTATAATATTGAGCGGATAGCCAGGATATTATCTGATATCGTACCGGAAGCCACCACGATAACCATACACGGACAAATGGATGTAAAACTCATGGAACACAGGATGCGTGAGTTTGTTCTCGGCAAAGCGGATATTCTGGTGTCCACAACGATCATCGAATCGGGACTGGACATCCCCAATGTAAATACGATATTTATTAATAATGCGGATACCTTCGGCCTTGCGGATTTGCACCAATTGAGGGGAAGAGTCGGCAGGTATAAACACCATGCCTACGCATATATTATCCTGCCTGTGGATCGTCCCATTACTCCTGAGGCTGAAAAACGTGTGAAGGCCATTAAGGAATTTGCTGAGCTCGGGGCTGGATTTCGAATTGCCATGCGCGATCTGGAAATCCGTGGGGCGGGAAATATTATCGGAACAGAGCAGCACGGTCATATTGCTGCAGTCGGATATGAAATGTATTGTCGTTTGTTAGCACGGGCGGTGAAAAAAGTACGGAATGAACCCGTACATGAGCCTCTGGAGGTATCTATTGATATCAATCTGGAATCGTTTATTCCCGATAGTTATATTCCTGATGAGGGGTTAAAGATCGATATCTATCGCAGGTTGAACCGTTCTACTACATTTGAAGAGATAAAAGCTCTTAATGGGGAAATAACTGACAGGTTTGGCACGTTGCCTCCTCAGGTGAAAAACCTCCTTTCTCTGGGAGAATTAAGGGTTATCGCCCAACAAATAAGGATTCGTTCCATCGTACGGTCAAACAGTATATTGATTTTCCATGGAGAAGATTTGAGAAAATCTGAACGATATTTTTCTCATTTAAAAAAATATATACGAGTGATTAATGCCGACACGTTACACGTAAGATTGCCGAAGAAAGACATGAGGGCTGAGGTATTGTTGGATTTTTTAAAAAGATCTATTCAGGTGAAAAACAATTAA
- a CDS encoding DNA-binding protein, which translates to MKKFLLLPALFLAGATIISIETTHAYTMKPVEPPEGGHGGHEGHSHAQESGISLSGKIVETMNSGGYTYILIEKDGKQTWAAIRETNVSVGQAISLQPGHAMVNFESKTLNRTFDMIVFSPGIESQHTSSMAQQPAGIGSKGTVVHSDEEVKVEKASGDSAYTVAELHEKSSQLDKKNVHVRGKVMKVSVGIMGRNWLHIQDGTGDEKKNTHDLVVTTQDKASVGDIVLVNGTLYKDKDFGSGYKYDAIIEQAYIKKE; encoded by the coding sequence ATGAAAAAATTTCTACTGTTACCGGCTTTATTTCTTGCAGGAGCAACAATTATTTCAATAGAAACGACTCATGCCTACACCATGAAGCCTGTCGAGCCACCGGAAGGAGGTCACGGGGGGCATGAAGGGCATTCACATGCGCAAGAGAGCGGAATTTCACTTTCAGGCAAAATTGTAGAAACTATGAATAGCGGGGGGTATACCTATATCCTCATTGAGAAAGATGGAAAGCAAACATGGGCCGCTATACGAGAAACGAATGTTTCGGTTGGGCAGGCAATTTCATTACAGCCAGGCCATGCAATGGTCAATTTTGAGAGTAAAACCTTAAACCGCACATTTGATATGATTGTGTTTTCTCCTGGTATAGAATCTCAACACACATCATCTATGGCGCAACAACCGGCCGGTATAGGAAGCAAAGGTACGGTAGTCCATTCCGATGAGGAAGTAAAGGTAGAAAAGGCTTCCGGGGATAGTGCATATACGGTAGCAGAACTGCATGAAAAAAGTTCTCAGCTCGATAAGAAAAATGTTCATGTTCGAGGTAAGGTAATGAAGGTTTCTGTTGGGATTATGGGAAGGAACTGGCTCCATATCCAGGATGGGACAGGGGACGAAAAGAAGAATACACATGACCTGGTGGTTACCACCCAGGACAAGGCTTCAGTAGGAGATATCGTATTGGTAAACGGCACCTTGTATAAAGACAAAGACTTTGGAAGCGGTTATAAGTACGACGCAATTATAGAACAGGCGTATATTAAAAAAGAATAA
- a CDS encoding sodium-independent anion transporter: protein MFFGSVRKFLEYFEPQKDPEEVVLDFRYSRVCDHSGLEAIKSLVEKYFCLGKRIHFHHLSLECYRLLKNVENLVAVNVLKEPHYPMLQTARKLPKIAAPPQPATKILTGSHR from the coding sequence TTGTTTTTTGGATCAGTAAGGAAATTTCTGGAATACTTTGAACCACAAAAAGACCCCGAAGAGGTAGTGTTAGACTTTCGTTATTCGCGGGTCTGCGACCATTCCGGTCTGGAAGCCATTAAATCATTAGTCGAAAAATACTTTTGTCTCGGGAAACGAATACACTTTCACCATCTCAGTTTGGAATGTTACCGTCTCTTGAAAAACGTTGAAAATCTTGTAGCAGTAAATGTCCTCAAAGAGCCACACTACCCTATGTTGCAAACTGCAAGAAAACTGCCAAAAATTGCAGCGCCGCCACAGCCTGCTACAAAAATTCTAACAGGAAGTCATCGATGA
- a CDS encoding pyridoxal phosphate-dependent aminotransferase, whose translation MRRSIEHEGWKHLTYEIRAIVSVALELEKLGVGITWENIGDPIQKGEKIPPWIKDIIRELVSDDSTYGYVATQGILGTREFLANQVNNRGGYQITANDILFFNGLGDAVATIFSLLKRESRVIGPSPAYSTHSSAEAAHSGYDHLTYNLDPENNWMPNLEDIENKIKYNDSIAGMLIINPDNPTGAVYPRPILEKIVDIARRYRIFLICDEIYANIVYNGAETANLSEVIGEVPGIALRGISKEYPWPGGRCGWIEIFNQRTNPDFKSYITSLINAKMLEVCSTSLPQHSIPLVIGNAKYKEHLENRRKRFEQRSNEAWEIFSAIDSIHVVKPQGAFYMSILFHDDVLNAKQILPIENQKVKEFIEEKVKNVEVDKRFVYYLLGATGICVVPLTGFCCTRKGFRVTLLETDDTKRKWTWETIVNSIKRYIHSV comes from the coding sequence ATGAGAAGAAGCATTGAACACGAAGGCTGGAAGCATCTCACCTATGAGATCAGGGCTATCGTATCTGTTGCCCTCGAATTAGAAAAGTTGGGAGTGGGCATAACCTGGGAAAACATAGGAGATCCCATACAAAAAGGGGAAAAAATACCTCCATGGATCAAAGACATAATAAGAGAACTTGTCTCTGACGACAGCACCTATGGCTATGTCGCAACCCAAGGAATTCTTGGCACCCGTGAATTTCTTGCAAATCAGGTAAACAATCGCGGTGGTTACCAGATCACAGCAAATGATATTCTCTTTTTCAACGGTTTGGGAGACGCGGTAGCAACCATATTCAGTTTACTTAAAAGAGAATCAAGAGTCATTGGTCCTTCACCGGCATACTCTACCCATTCATCAGCAGAAGCAGCCCATTCCGGATATGACCATCTTACGTATAATTTAGACCCCGAAAACAACTGGATGCCTAATCTTGAGGACATTGAAAACAAAATAAAATATAATGATTCCATAGCAGGAATGCTTATCATTAATCCAGACAATCCAACTGGAGCAGTATATCCTCGTCCTATTCTTGAAAAAATAGTGGACATTGCAAGAAGATACAGGATATTTCTGATCTGTGACGAAATTTATGCCAATATCGTTTATAATGGAGCAGAAACAGCAAATTTGAGCGAAGTAATCGGAGAAGTTCCTGGTATCGCATTGCGCGGAATATCAAAGGAATATCCCTGGCCAGGAGGAAGGTGTGGATGGATTGAAATATTTAACCAGCGCACAAACCCAGACTTCAAAAGCTATATTACTAGTTTAATAAACGCAAAAATGCTTGAAGTTTGCTCTACCAGCCTCCCGCAGCATTCAATTCCCCTGGTCATAGGTAATGCAAAATATAAGGAACATTTGGAAAATCGACGAAAAAGGTTTGAACAACGTTCGAACGAGGCATGGGAAATATTCTCTGCCATTGATAGTATCCATGTTGTCAAGCCTCAAGGCGCGTTTTACATGTCTATCCTATTCCATGACGATGTTTTGAATGCAAAACAGATATTACCCATTGAAAATCAAAAGGTTAAAGAGTTTATCGAAGAAAAGGTTAAAAATGTTGAGGTAGATAAACGTTTTGTCTATTATCTTCTTGGCGCTACAGGTATCTGTGTCGTCCCTTTAACCGGTTTCTGCTGCACAAGAAAAGGATTTCGGGTCACCCTCCTTGAGACAGATGATACAAAGCGCAAATGGACATGGGAAACTATTGTGAATAGTATCAAGAGGTATATACATTCCGTTTAA
- a CDS encoding isoprenyl transferase, with amino-acid sequence MSNTGLPEHIAIILDGNGRWARQRKFARIRGHEAGTESVREITRECARKYLKQLTLYAFSFENWKRPKREVRLLMKLLKEYLVKERKEIEENNIRLTAIGRIEGLPDDVQRELAISVKESNNNTGMVLCLALNYGGRTEIVDATKKLAQEVKAGRVDVQQITEELFKKYLYMPDMPDPDLLIRTGGEMRVSNFLLWEISYAELWVTPVLWPDFRKVHLEEALKEYKRRERRFGGIQE; translated from the coding sequence ATGAGTAATACGGGATTACCGGAACACATTGCGATTATTCTGGATGGAAATGGGCGATGGGCAAGGCAAAGAAAATTTGCGAGAATCCGCGGACATGAAGCGGGGACAGAATCCGTTCGTGAAATAACGCGTGAGTGTGCCAGAAAATATCTGAAACAGCTTACCCTGTATGCATTTTCTTTTGAAAACTGGAAACGACCAAAACGGGAAGTCAGGTTGCTTATGAAACTCCTTAAGGAATATCTTGTCAAGGAGCGAAAAGAGATCGAAGAAAACAATATCCGATTAACAGCAATAGGGAGAATAGAAGGACTCCCTGATGATGTGCAAAGAGAACTTGCGATTTCTGTTAAAGAAAGCAATAACAATACCGGAATGGTTCTCTGTCTGGCCCTTAACTACGGAGGGCGTACCGAAATTGTGGATGCAACGAAAAAGCTCGCTCAAGAGGTAAAGGCTGGCAGGGTTGACGTGCAACAGATTACAGAGGAACTCTTTAAAAAATATTTGTATATGCCTGATATGCCGGACCCTGATTTACTTATCAGGACAGGTGGTGAAATGCGTGTAAGTAATTTTCTCCTATGGGAAATTTCGTATGCCGAATTGTGGGTTACCCCGGTCCTCTGGCCTGATTTTAGAAAGGTGCATCTTGAGGAAGCATTAAAAGAATATAAACGTCGAGAACGCCGCTTTGGTGGGATACAAGAGTGA